The DNA region TCCCCGGTACGCAATATACCAAGGATTGGCGCAAAACCGCGCTCCAGATACAGCGTATTACTTTTCCACTCCCCCTGACTGGCTTCTGCTTTGCTAAAGCTTGTATCCGCATGTACCTGCCACCCCAGTAAGTTCAATCCGCTATTAAACCGGACATAAGTGCTCTTGTTACTTCCTGAGCGTTGATCATCGCTGTAATACTGACTCACATAATATGACGTATAGAAAGCATTGATTCCGCGTTCCCAATTCTCAGGTAAAACGTAACCCGACTCCACTTGTGTAATATAGGCCTGCGGAACACTCAGATCCAAACGAAAAATACCTATATCAAACGTATAGCTTCCACTTCTGATCGCACGCTTTAATGTAATACACCGATCGGGTACCTGTGGTTTCAGATCGTCGGTTATTACGCCGAGGTGATGCAACATATCATCAGTCAGACAAACATCATCAGGTTCCTCACCAACGTTGATCTCATATCTGCCACGCCATTGTTTGTTGACATAAATATCCAGTTCATACTGGCCAGGAAGTGGTTTGCTTTCATCCAGACTAAAATTTGACACTTTCTGATCTTTTGCTCCCCCGATCATGAAATGGGTGTCGAATGTTTCTGTCGCGGTAGCGTGAACCTGATGAGAAAATAAAATGAATAATATAACCGATGCAACAGGGGTCATCCGCGGCATAATCAACTCCTGCTTATTTCACATTCACTTTGCTACTAATATAATTACCGCTATCGTCAATAATCGTTAATTCATATTTTTTTTCGACAGCATACTTCGTATTTACGGTCTGCGTTGAGAACGGTTCCAGCATGATGGCTTTATCATTTATTTTTACCGTTCCTGTATGAATATCGGCAATAGTAATCCAGTTCGCGGTGTCATTCTTCAAAACCAGAGTTCGACCAGAGGCGGATAAGCCTAACTTACGAAAGCTCTCCTCGTTGACGGCAGTGATTCCTTTTGGACGCCAGATAAGTTTAATCCTGTTTTGCATAGCAAACTTGAGCGTGTTCTTACCTGTCGATTCGGCGTTATTCGGCGGAATATCCAGGACATTCAAGTAAAACAGACTTTCTCTATTTTCTGGTAATCCATTGGTCATTTTTTTAATTTTGAGCTGCTGCCCGGAACTGGCCGGGACACGCACCACCGGTGGCGTTAACATGAAAGGCACATGGATTTTCTCCGGCGGTAATGAGGTGTCACCCTCATCAATCCACGATTGTACAAGCGAAGCGCTACTGCCCTCATTCATCAATTGTACAGCCACTTCTTTTTTTTCTGCCGGGTAAATGACCCGAGTGCCATAGATAACAATGCCTGCATGAGCAGGTAACATCATGGCAGATAATAATACTACAACCAGTTTTTTCATCTTTAGTTGCGCGGCCTTACTCACCAGGAACCGGCGGTAAATACCGCCGGTATCATATATCAGTCTGTCACAACCGTCAGCGTCAGTGTTGAACTTACGCTACCGGCTTTAACTGCATCACTATTATTCAAACGAGCATAGCGGGCGAAGAAATTGAGTTCATATTCGCCATTTGCATTTTTTTCGAGCGCGAGGTCCATTTTCCCGGCAGGGTCAATCTGTTTGTTGTCATTACCGTAGTAAACCGCAAACCCTACCCCTTTGGCATCGCCGTTATTAAACGTAACTTTTTTATCATCAAATTGGCTGGCAGAAAATGTTACCCGCGGGGTTTTATTCCCTTCACACTTAATTCTCAACGGTTGTTGAGTCCCATTGACCACCGGGGTATAAGCCTGGCCGACGGGAAGCGTACTCAGTTTATCCATACCCACTTCATTCAGACTGATTTCAGCAGTATTTGAGTCAATAAATTGGCACGTCGTCCCAACCACTTTACCGTTAATCTTTAATACGCCGGAATCGTAAGTTTCACCGGTTGCAGCAACTGCACCAGCACTGATAAAAACAGATGAAAGAACAGCGATGGTAATAATTGTACGCTTCATAATATTTTCCTTAATTGAATAATTTCTATTTGTTAAGAAACAGCTTATCTCGGAGCGTAAATTCTCACAGACAGTAGGTTACCGCAATGTAAAGACATTGTTTTATTGATTTAACGCAAATTAAATTATGAAACATAGTTTCAATAAATAAAGAAGAGAATAACTATTTTCAGTGGCAATTAATTTAAGCTAATTATTGTACAGTCATATATGAGAAGGGAATAAAAATACCGAAATCATTCACAGTGATGATTTCGGATAAAAAGAAAGTTTGCTTACAGAGATAACCGTCCGATTAATCGTAGCGGTTAAGTACAATCTGTCGTGCCGTATCTCCGGGAAGATGGGTCATTTCAGTCACCACGCCCCTTG from Citrobacter amalonaticus Y19 includes:
- a CDS encoding fimbria/pilus periplasmic chaperone translates to MKKLVVVLLSAMMLPAHAGIVIYGTRVIYPAEKKEVAVQLMNEGSSASLVQSWIDEGDTSLPPEKIHVPFMLTPPVVRVPASSGQQLKIKKMTNGLPENRESLFYLNVLDIPPNNAESTGKNTLKFAMQNRIKLIWRPKGITAVNEESFRKLGLSASGRTLVLKNDTANWITIADIHTGTVKINDKAIMLEPFSTQTVNTKYAVEKKYELTIIDDSGNYISSKVNVK
- the yehD gene encoding fimbrial protein YehD, translated to MKRTIITIAVLSSVFISAGAVAATGETYDSGVLKINGKVVGTTCQFIDSNTAEISLNEVGMDKLSTLPVGQAYTPVVNGTQQPLRIKCEGNKTPRVTFSASQFDDKKVTFNNGDAKGVGFAVYYGNDNKQIDPAGKMDLALEKNANGEYELNFFARYARLNNSDAVKAGSVSSTLTLTVVTD